Part of the Solanum pennellii chromosome 10, SPENNV200 genome is shown below.
TGCAGTTCTTGATCCATTAGCAAAAGGGTAGCTACAGACAGGGTTGTGGAAtaaatgatatttgaaaaaagattttgattACCAGAGATATGGTCAAATGCACCAGAATCTAATATCCATGGGCAAGTGGGTGAAGACCTAGTTAGACAAGCAAAGGAATTACCATTTTGTGAGGTTCCAGATAAAGGTGATTGTCGTGTAGCTGCTTGATACTGCAAGTAGTCACTGTAATCTGCTCCAAACAAAGTAATGGAATTGGCCAGTTGACCATCTGTGTCTTTATGGGTTTGAACCATGTGAGCTGTACTCCGATTGTTAGTACGTGGTGGTTGACCATGCAATTTCCAACAAGATTGTCGAGTATGGCTGGCTTGTTGAAGTAGGGTCTAGAGTTCCTACTGTTCCCCCTTTGATGAACATTTAGTTCCTGTGGAATTGTCATTTTTCACAGCTACTATAGATGTCTCAACGTTATTGGTCTCAATTGTTTCTGAACCAATACGCAATAATCGAACTGAAACATCGATTAAGGAAGGAACTAAGGAACTTGCCAAGATTTGATCTTTTACCAGAGTCAGATCAGATCTAAGTCCATTTAGTGCTAAAACCATAAAGAACTTATCTCTTTGTTGCTCCTGTGTGGTGACAGTTTCAGAGAGTGGCATGAGAGAACCAAATTGATCTTTCAAGGTATCTATCTGTCCTAAATAACTTGCCATATCTTGATTATTCTGCTGCAGTTGGACTAAGTCTGAGACAACCTTGTAAATACGTTGTATTTCATATCGTATACAAAGTCTTACTTTAGTCCAAACTTTATAGCAAGTTTTACAAGATCGAAATAGTTTGAGTAATTTAGGATCCAAAGAGTTCCATAAAAGATTGCATAATTGAGCATTGATTCGAGTCCACTTAGTCCTTTCACAAACAACAATATCACTAGTATTTTTAACTAAATGATCCTCATATCCTTGTCCATAAACCACATCTCAACAGATGAAGACCATGGTGTGAAATTATTACTACCTTCCAACTTCACAGTAGTAATAACATGAGAACTTGAAATGGAGGAAAACATTGATCTGAAATCACCTGAAGATTCAATTTTTTCGGAGACTTCAATTAGAGACTCACCTTTCTCTGACATTATGGCTTCAACAACTAgatgaaatacaaaaaaaagtGATTGGTCAAAAGAATGCGAaacagaaaaagagaagaaCTCACTTCCTCTTTATGACTGAGATATGGTTGAGATCGGAACTGAACCAGAAGTTTACtggaaaaagaagaaggatgaaACAGAAGAATGACTGGAGATCTGGTTGAGACCTTTTTCAGATTGGAACTGAACCAGAAATTTGccgaaaaaagaagaagacagGAACAGCCTATGAAGTGACTGTTTTTGCTGGAAAAGTATTACGATTGCCGAAGATTATAGGAGACGTGATGGGTAAGACTAGAATTAATGATTGACCCTCACAACTTGGAATGAAAGTTTGAGATGGCAGAAAAAATCTACCGAAGTGGCTCCTAGTAAAAGAAGATGTCGGAATAGTTACAGGAAGATCTATCGGGATAGTTACCGGAAAGGCAACTTGAGACTCTACAAAAACAGCAGAGGCTCTGTTACCATGATAAATGATGCAAGTGTATTTCGCTTCATACTCAAAATGATAGATTACACctagaatatatatacaaagctAGACACAAAAGGTCAAGAGCATATCCTTGATagtgttaggttgtggagcctgattaatatttgatgtactgtcatatattaatgttcACGCGGTTCAACCTCCGCGGTGAGGTTGCCGGGGGGTTATTGGGGGCGGGAGCCCCCAATCCGAAGGGGGGGGGTTCGGGTCAGCGCCCGACCTAAATGTTAGGctgtactatttattctccatttattctctgtaacaaaaaatactctgatttataaatatatataccccaccgccgtggaagtttactcacggggtgttagcacgaaatattggtttctctctttctctctctagatctctcatctctctctcaagaaagttcttgtgttcttcattcatcaagtgtgtgtgcgtgGATTTGATCCTAACAGATAGGTTACCTACCATACCTACAATATTTGACTATTACACATTACCTACAATACTTGACTATTATCTTACACACAATCTAATAGTTGAAATACTCTTGGACAATATCTTAACACCCTCGATAAACTTGAAATATAGCATCTTCTTACAAGCACAAAATAGGTATGATCATATGAACAGGAAAAAACTATCTGTTGTTTAATTAACATGCTTAAGACATCGAAATAACGAGTAAAGAAAGTCTTGACAGAAAGTATGAAAGCATACCAACAGAGTTCCCTCAAGACTAAGAATGCTGGGCGTCACAAATAGGGCTATAAAGTATGGCAGCAATATTTTTTGCATCTGCATCCATAGAAAAGAGATAAATTCTCATGAGAACCAGACAATCATATTTTTGAATCATGTGAAGAGCACAAGAGCTCAATACCCTTCCATCACCTTCTGATTGTATCAATTAGGCTTCAGACTAATAAGTTTAATGTCTCCTAATTTTGAGCATATGAGTTTATCCTAATCATTATTAAACCTAACAAGGACGAAAGATGAAGGTGTAATTAAAGGGTGCAGCATTACACGGTAGACATAAATAATCATCCATTAATGATCAGGCATCACAATAACTAGCAAGTAtaacaaagaaattaaataactcATTTCCTTTcgccttttttcttttgttcaaTCATTGTTTGTGAACATGTTTGTTAATCATTTCTCTCTTTGCTTCAGTGTTATTCTGGTAAATATGTGGAAGAGGATGAACATCCTTACAAATGCAAAATGTGTCAACTATCATCTATTTCATGTCTAGAATGCTATGTCATAAActgaaaagaaatgtgaggatATTATAGAACTAATTACCTCACGTATAACCTGAGGATCAGATGAAAAGACTTTGGGGAATAACCATGGAATCGATGCTGCAACAGATGCTAATACCGTTCCGGATGATGCTCCAACAATTACTAGGGACTTCAGCAGCACTCGGGCCTGATTCAAAATATTCATCTTATCCAGCACTGTAATAAGGAATAATGACAGAACTCTGTACTAAAAGCATTTGATTCTCCAGTGAGTCATGATGGATGTGGGTACCATATTCAAAATTTACGGAGATGGATGCCAAAACCTATTACCATGCAGGATATTGTGATTTTTACCAAAATAAGATTATAACCTTTGACAAATTTCGGTTGACTCCATATAACAATTCGGGCATAAATGATTGTGCTGTTTGCGAGAGAGGCTCACCCCATACTGCACAGATCATGAATAGTTGTACCATGACCTAGATAAAAGGCAATATGTTAGTGGTCATATATATGCACTGTTAATGGgaatatgaagaaataaagtACATTTGAGAATAATACTTCAAAAGAACATTATGTGTTAATTATCATACCTGATGAGCAGCAATCGTCTGTGTGCCCATGGAGGTAGCAAAATAGACCAGTAGAGAGTAGAATGCGACCTGTAGTTCAGCATAATATCAGATGTTCTCATAAAATATGATTTCGGCACCAAATGAGAATGCGGTCAATTCACACAAACCTTTGACATCATTGTAAGAAACACGGGGCCGGCAATCATGAATATCTGCAGAAGTTCATCTTTTGAGGGAACAGATATAGCAAAACCCTTATAGCCTTTATTGTTCAGTGCTTCGATCATCATATACGCTGCAACAACCTAAAACGATGTTACCAATCTAGGAAGGTTGTTCTAAGATGTGTGAAAATGGAGATAGAAGAGATAGAGTGATGAAGAGCACATCAAATATATTAGGGATAAAATAAGGGGCTTGGTAGGAATGAGTGATTTACTTGGGACACCATTGTTGCCCATGCGGCTCCAGCAATACCATAACTGAAGACTCTGCACAAGACTATGTCGCCAACACCATTAATAACAGTAGCAACTGCCAAAGCCTTTAAAGGTCCCCATGAATCTTTCATGCCTAGACTGCACATTAATGagcaataaatatatatcacaaAGTGGCTAAACTGATCAAATAATGTAAGTATCTGAACAAAGTAATACATAATGTCAGAACAACAGAAACCATTGTCACCTCAAAAGTGATCTAAAGACAAACTTAACATCACTTTTTCCAGACTAACAGTTTACATATCATATTACTGTGAAAAGAAAGATCTCTCTTCTAGCTGGGAACAGAATATGGTAAGATTTCTCAGACCCAACAACGACCTTTACTTTGTTATGTGTATGTGAAATCAGGAATATTAATTCACCTagaaatgataaatataagtCTTCTAGAGCAACTCATCCCTAATATATACAactcaataaaaatatgaaatttgggGAGAAGAAAGAGAAGAGGAGTGCTtaacatatgcaacaaatgaTCTCCTACATCGTCAAGATGCACATGCAGCAAAACACGAAGTAGAAAACAGTGAACCTTGATAAATGATGTATGTCGGAATTAGCTTACAGAAAAACATAGAAAGTGATAAAGAATCAAACCTGAGACATATGCTAGTGTTTTAATCTAAACAAAGCTTCTAATACGGAAGAACGAGATGTAGTAGAATAACAAAGACCTCCAATCAGTAAGAGGCCAATAGATTCTACTCAACAACCTCTAGAGGAAAATATCAATATGTAACAAGATATTTGAGAAAAGGTAAATTGTACCTTGCACTTTGGGCAACCCAACCAACCAGCAGTGCTGGCCATGCCAAGCCTCGAATCTATCACCATAATATCGACCATTTAGTTTACATGAAGCTTAAAGACACCAAGCATCACAATAACATAACTTGATTATACTAGAAAATTGTTACTTCGTTTTCGGTACACAAGTTAAATACCTTCTACATCAAGATAAATTGACAATGTTTATCAAATGACTATGTATCTATCTGCATGACTGCAAGTGTCCACTAGGACAGACAAAACCCCAAAGCTTAACAACTTAAAAGAAGAATATTCAGAAAAGATTTTTAATCAATCATTCAATTGACTCTCAACTTTTCTACCTCCACCAAGTTATTCTTCTCTTTGGAGCAAAAAAGTTCACATTTTTCAGGGGTAAATTCTCCATCTAAGACTCCAAATCTGTGTCATTTGATGGTTTACAGAACTGAACACTGTTCGAATATTAGATATAGTTTGGCCTCTATAGATATATCGCATTGACCACCAAGCAAGTCCTTCGCTCTGAAAAATAGATCTAATATATCACCAACCAAAACACAGGAAAAGCATCGGTGTTCCTCAATTAACACGTTGATGACAAAAGGGATAAAGAAAGATTAAAAGATTTTCAGAACAAGCAAACTATGATAGAGCTCAAACTGGTGCTACTTATGTGGTGCAAATAAGAGAACTTGGACAGTCTAATATAGTTGATAAAGCAGGGGTAACGGTTGATGATAGAGCTCAAATTGGTTCTCAGGAGCCTCTATAGTTAAGTCTCGTGTTGATCCTAAGTTGAATATGATTTCTACCAGTTTTTTCAATATCTCAAGTTCGACAAATTATTTGATCACTTCTAGTGGGATAAAACGTGTTACAAGTTAGAGTCAATGGGTCGACTGGGTGGAAGGAGAGGATGAACATGTCACAACTCATAGAAAATTGAGCCCCGAAGCACCAATTTTTGTGCCAAAGGGTAGTGGCATTACCAGTGATTCATCTCCAGTACATATAGGGTGACAATTGGTTTAACAGGTACTAATGTTCAAAAAATTTTTGTTGGTGATGAAAAGCTTCTTTATGCTTTGGTGAGTTCTAATGTTAAAAGTTGACTTCTCTTGTGCCTATTAACACAAATAAGCAACTACTAGATGTTGGTTGTAGTTCTTTCTCCACAAATAGATTTGCTAACCTACAAGATGAGGACACCTTTGAGGAAAGTGAAGAAGAGAATATGTTGAATTATTGTTTTGTAAATGCAGCTATGGATGCAAATACTTATCCTAGTTAACAACGCAATAACAAAAAGAAGCATGGAAGAAAAATAGTTGGGATGGTAAGATGACTGAGGAGTTGTTCCGAGGCACCTACTGATATGAAGAGGAAGACAAGAGGAAAATACTCCAAGTTACTTTAGAAGGGCAATCTATTTTTTTCAgttcatatttttgtaaaacGAAGTTGAGTTTAATTACTCAAATTTCAtcttggattttattcttttccaCTACTTAAGCATCCCCATTTGCAATATCATCATAGAGTGTATTATAAGCTCTGTGATGATCATAGATTACTTAGTTTTTCTCTAgctcttatttttttcatgcgGGTTAATTAGTAGAGGTTTCTTACCTCATTATAATTGGTAAGGTAAGGTCTAGCCCCCTTACTTTGTACTTATCTCTGTGaggttttcttttaattatattataataaagttcctcaatataaataaataaataaaatgtacaGAAGTATAACCTGGATATAAGTGTTTGCtgattttataatttctatATTCTTGCCTCCAGTAAAAGCTGAAAGTCATACAAATAAATCCATTAGCTGTTAAGTGAAATATGCCACATTTGAGAGAAAAAGAGGAGATTGAAGATATCAATCTCGCACTTGATACATCCACCAGTCGAAAGAAGTATGAGAATTGCTTACAAGTTAGTGCACGAACACCAAATAATCTCGTACAGAAAAACATAAGAACACCGAAGACCAACCCAAGGAAAATCAAGATAGATATCTGATGCTGCACTTGAGCTTTGTCCTGCACCAGAAACAAGATGATGCTCATAAAATAAGGTAAAAATATCAGCCATTAAGAAGTAGTACAACAGCAATTCCCAAAAAAATTACCTGCCTTGCAAGTGAAGTAGCAACTAAGTTAGAAGTGGCTATTGAGAGGAACATAAAAATATAGCTTGTGTTATCACAAAAGACGGTTCCGGGACCTGCCAATGAAAAAGTTTTTAGCTGAACCATTAGCAGAAATGAGTATATAACATTAACAACTTTGCTTATGTGAGcttaaagaagaaagaaatagtccttttgaaaaaagaaaattgggaaAGGAGAAGGGGAAATGGGATAGGCGATTATAAAGTGGGAACCGAACCCTCACTAATAAGCTGAAAGTTCAGGTAACCAACTAACTAAGCTACAAAAATCCCCAAGAAAGAAATAGTCCTAAAGTTAgcttcatcacttaaaagtacTTTTCATGCTTATCAAATACTTTCAATTAGGTAAATACTTTAAGTTAGAGTTTGGCCATAGAGTTAGAGAGTAGTTtatcttcaaatttttgttTCCTCATGAAATTTGAATCAAAATCTGATTTCAATTGGGGGTTTCCGCTCCCAAAACTTCAATTCTTTTTCAAGTAAAACGCATATTCAAACATAACTTAAAATCCAAAAATCACAAGTTTAAAAGGGCTTTTTACCTAACTCTCCGGGCAACAAAAATGGCAATATGTATATGTAATGTATAGATATTGTATAACCATGTATTTATGATGTATAACTTTGTATCAGATACTttgttaatataatatttattctaGAGCCAAAATCAGCAATAGATAAATAGACAATAAGAGAAGTGcacttcccttgaaatcaagCTTAGCCGAATGGCTCTTTTAGCTAACAACTAACAAATAGGTTATTTTGGGTAAGAAAATTTGATTCAATGGATATTTTGTCTaattttccaaatataaaattcatatataactGATAAACTACAACTAGTTTATGATTTAAGATGTGGTCAGGTGAACTAATTTGATTTATCATAAAAGAGTAGtagttttttaatttctaaattaccTAGAGCAGCAAGTTCAATGGAACTTCCTTGACCAACAACAGCTGTATCAATAAGACTCATCAAAGGTCCACATAACCAAAGCCCAACTGCTGGCCCTGAAAACTTGATAATTTCCACCGTTTGATTCCAAATGCTTTCATTCGCAGAAAATTCGACCACCACTTTTTGTTCATTTTCCACTGAATCTGAGCTTTCTGCATTAGTCTCATCTTCATCAGACAGTTTTTGCTGCAAAATTTCCTGGCTGGGAGCTGAGCAAGCAGTGATTATTCCCTTGCGAATATTGCAGATTGGATAAATTCGCAAGTGAGAGTTGACATTGACAAGAGTTCGATTCCGTATTGGGATTCGAGTTCGAGATTGATAAGCGAAAGTATTGAGATTGATGGCTTGTAAACACATTGACATTTaggaattctttttttttggaaggAAGATGAAGATAAAGTGGGATTTGGAGATATTGGCAGTTGCTTTGATGGAAGAGAAAAAGCAGCAGCTTCAATATGCTTGTAAGCAACTGTTCTGACAATGGACCCAAAGAGTTCGACATCACTGTCACGACTTCAATTTACGTCGACCAAAATGAGTACAATAAGGGCCGTTTAAGACATGTCATATGAAATGAGAGATTTGAAATATAAACACCTGAGTCCAACTTTTATAATGCAcgaacaaatattttaattattcaatttttaaataaataaacacatgaattCTGTATAGCATAATACATGTAGAATAGAAAATGACAtataggacatgtgtgtctatttattcaactttatataaatttaagtgtttacttgtgcacaccaaaaattgaagaatataaatGTGATTCAAAACCAAGTTAAAagacacatttatgtattatgccataaATAAATGTGTGTTCTTTCAACTTAACTTCTATAGATAATTATGATCTCCAACTTTGAGGGTATACAAGTAgattaaattgatataaaattgaataaatagatGTATTCATCTAACATAATGGAGTTGGGAATCAAAATAagctacaaaaatataaaagtagcCAAAATAAGCTACTATTTTagtaagtaactaaaataagcttagtggaagaaaaagttccactatATCCAATTTTCTAAACGTTTTCCGTTAGTTTCATAacgtttatttttaatatataacggaactttttcttacactttataaagtggagttttttcttccactttataaagtgaaacTTTTTATTACACTTTATACGAAGAATATTTTTCACGTCTTGAAGAAGCTTTTTCAGTGttgtaatataaattatattgatttgatatgtcattaaaacgaaaaaaaatattttattatgtatttttattattttattctgaaaaatctatttttttaaggACGTTTATACATAGTTGATAGCACCTACAacataaagtcttctatatttgttcatttcaatctaaaaaatatatcttctacacctaaagttaaagtttcaatttattgGGATGGCGAAATTATACATGATGgaaatatcatttattataATTGTCCTCCCAAACACAATGCTAAATATCCAATAAATGTCtgatatcataaatttatttcatcaatttataaaagaatgggTATAAACAGTAcgattataatttgattatagcCGGAAAATACcctacttcatttttatcacaagGACAAGTAAATTTTGGAGAGTGAATTATCTATAATGACGAATCGTTGACCGACTTTTTAAGGGTTCCAAATGACTATATAGATCAAATCAAGTCAACAATACTTGGAATCTATGTTAGGAAGGAGCCTAAGATTAGTCAACAACGTTCTCCTTTATCAGTCGATGTTGATCCCTAATTAGAAAATCATAATAGCATTGATGGATCGGTAATGCTCAgttattatatttcaattattgtttgttgattttgtcaattatttattagtttatattatttattattcttattattatatattttgtagcgGTTAACCTCAGCAAGATAGGGATATTGCTCCAAGTTATggactaaataattattttggtcaGTCCTCACACTTTGAAATGACGGAAAATATTGGGACATCCTCAAATTTTCATGTCTCGCCTACTTTTGATGCAGATGATTATCGCTATGTCTAacagttatttttttatttgagtaagTTAATTGCATGAgccaaatatttatatattttttacatatataggGAAAATACTACACAAGATGAGCCCATTGATATTGTGAATATCGATGAAACGTGACCTTCCTAATTACGGCTCACCTTCAGCTAGTGATATGATGATTTGCCTAATG
Proteins encoded:
- the LOC107002750 gene encoding protein DETOXIFICATION 46, chloroplastic-like, with translation MSMCLQAINLNTFAYQSRTRIPIRNRTLVNVNSHLRIYPICNIRKGIITACSAPSQEILQQKLSDEDETNAESSDSVENEQKVVVEFSANESIWNQTVEIIKFSGPAVGLWLCGPLMSLIDTAVVGQGSSIELAALGPGTVFCDNTSYIFMFLSIATSNLVATSLARQDKAQVQHQISILIFLGLVFGVLMFFCTRLFGVRALTSFTGGKNIEIIKSANTYIQIRGLAWPALLVGWVAQSASLGMKDSWGPLKALAVATVINGVGDIVLCRVFSYGIAGAAWATMVSQVVAAYMMIEALNNKGYKGFAISVPSKDELLQIFMIAGPVFLTMMSKVAFYSLLVYFATSMGTQTIAAHQVMVQLFMICAVWGEPLSQTAQSFMPELLYGVNRNLSKARVLLKSLVIVGASSGTVLASVAASIPWLFPKVFSSDPQVIREMQKILLPYFIALFVTPSILSLEGTLLAGRELKFISLSMSSIFVLSSVLLMLLSSKGLGLSGCWFALVIFQWSRFFMALRRLTLSNGILYSEEATQNELQKLKAV